One window from the genome of Dyella sp. A6 encodes:
- the rpsF gene encoding 30S ribosomal protein S6, with the protein MTLRHYEVVFLVHPDQSEQVPAMIERYKALIEADGGKIHRLEDWGRRQLAYSIANLAKAHYVLLNIEVGQNALNELESGFRFNDAVLRHLVIKRDEADTEPSFILKSKEKDDAKTARRRDDDSDGDDRRSSRDSDDNDSDE; encoded by the coding sequence ATGACCCTGCGTCATTACGAAGTCGTGTTCCTGGTCCACCCTGACCAGAGCGAGCAGGTGCCGGCGATGATCGAGCGCTACAAGGCGCTGATCGAGGCCGACGGCGGCAAGATCCACCGCCTGGAAGACTGGGGCCGTCGCCAGCTGGCCTATTCCATCGCCAACCTGGCCAAGGCGCACTACGTGCTGCTGAACATCGAAGTCGGCCAGAACGCGCTGAACGAGCTCGAGTCGGGCTTCCGCTTCAACGACGCCGTGCTGCGCCACCTCGTCATCAAGCGTGACGAAGCCGACACCGAGCCGTCCTTCATCCTGAAGTCGAAGGAAAAGGACGACGCCAAGACCGCACGTCGCCGTGACGACGACAGCGATGGCGACGACCGCCGCAGCAGTCGCGACAGCGACGACAACGACAGCGACGAGTGA
- a CDS encoding HesB/IscA family protein codes for MTFTITPAASQRMRQFLDRSPGAAGIRFGVKPTGCSGFGYVVDLAEQMGADDQLVDVDGVPVVVDSRSLPLVDGTVIDFQRQGLNASFVFSNPNATGACGCGESFTVG; via the coding sequence ATGACCTTCACGATTACCCCCGCCGCCAGCCAGCGCATGCGCCAGTTCCTCGACCGTTCCCCCGGTGCGGCCGGCATTCGTTTTGGCGTGAAGCCCACCGGCTGCTCCGGCTTCGGCTACGTGGTCGATTTGGCCGAGCAGATGGGGGCCGACGACCAGTTGGTGGATGTGGACGGCGTGCCGGTGGTGGTCGACAGCCGCAGCCTGCCGCTGGTCGATGGCACGGTGATCGACTTCCAGCGCCAGGGACTCAACGCCAGTTTCGTGTTCAGCAACCCCAATGCCACCGGTGCCTGCGGCTGCGGCGAGAGTTTCACCGTCGGCTGA
- the asnS gene encoding asparagine--tRNA ligase: MTVVSVKRALSGQLEAGSQVTVRGWVRTRRDSKAGLSFVNVTDGSCFDPIQAVAPATLANYENEVKHLTAGAGVIVSGTLVASQGKGQAFEIQASAIEVTGFVDDPETYPIQPKQHSMEFLREVAHLRPRTNLFGAVTRVRHTMMTAIHRHLTEQGFCWINTPIITTSDAEGAGDMFRLSTLDLANLPRTDEGKIDFRKDFFGREAFLTVSGQLNVEAYCLAMSKVYTFGPTFRAENSNTPRHLAEFWMVEPEIAFADLAADADCAEAFLKAIFKAVLDERPDDMAFFAERVQPDAITRLEKFIAQPFERIDYSDAIEILKKSGEKFEYPVAWGVDLQTEHERYLAEKHIGRPVVVMNYPEAIKAFYMRLNDDEKTVAAMDVLAPGIGEIIGGSQREERLDYLDRRMAQFGLDPVTYGWYRDLRRYGTVPHAGFGLGFERLLVYVCGLSNIRDAIPYPRAAGTAEF; encoded by the coding sequence ATGACGGTGGTCAGCGTCAAGCGCGCGCTATCCGGCCAGCTCGAGGCCGGCAGCCAGGTAACCGTGCGCGGCTGGGTCCGCACCCGGCGCGATTCCAAGGCCGGGCTGTCCTTCGTCAATGTGACCGACGGCTCCTGTTTCGACCCGATCCAGGCCGTGGCACCGGCCACCCTGGCCAACTACGAGAACGAGGTGAAGCACCTCACCGCCGGCGCCGGCGTGATCGTCAGCGGCACGCTGGTGGCGTCACAGGGCAAGGGCCAGGCGTTCGAGATCCAGGCCAGCGCGATCGAGGTCACCGGTTTCGTGGACGACCCGGAAACCTATCCGATCCAGCCCAAGCAGCACTCGATGGAGTTCCTGCGCGAAGTGGCCCACCTGCGCCCGCGCACCAATCTGTTCGGCGCCGTCACCCGCGTGCGGCACACCATGATGACGGCGATCCACCGCCATCTGACCGAACAGGGCTTCTGCTGGATCAACACACCGATCATCACTACTTCCGACGCCGAGGGCGCGGGCGACATGTTCCGCCTGTCCACGCTGGACCTGGCCAACCTGCCCCGCACCGACGAGGGCAAGATCGATTTCCGCAAGGATTTCTTCGGACGCGAGGCGTTCCTCACGGTGTCCGGCCAGCTCAACGTCGAGGCCTACTGCCTGGCGATGAGCAAGGTCTACACCTTCGGCCCCACCTTCCGCGCCGAGAATTCCAACACGCCCCGCCATCTGGCCGAATTCTGGATGGTCGAGCCGGAAATCGCCTTCGCCGACCTTGCCGCCGACGCCGACTGCGCCGAGGCTTTCCTCAAGGCGATCTTCAAGGCAGTGCTGGACGAACGCCCGGACGACATGGCGTTCTTCGCCGAGCGCGTGCAGCCGGACGCCATCACCCGTCTGGAAAAGTTCATCGCCCAGCCGTTCGAGCGCATCGACTACAGCGACGCCATCGAGATCCTGAAGAAGTCCGGCGAGAAGTTCGAATACCCGGTCGCCTGGGGCGTGGACCTGCAGACCGAGCACGAACGTTACCTGGCCGAGAAACATATCGGCCGCCCTGTTGTCGTCATGAACTACCCGGAAGCGATCAAGGCTTTCTACATGCGACTCAACGACGACGAGAAAACCGTGGCAGCAATGGACGTGCTGGCGCCCGGCATCGGCGAGATCATCGGCGGCAGCCAGCGCGAGGAACGCCTGGACTACCTCGACCGTCGCATGGCCCAGTTCGGACTCGATCCGGTTACCTACGGCTGGTATCGTGACCTGCGCCGTTACGGCACCGTCCCGCACGCCGGCTTCGGCCTCGGCTTCGAGCGCCTGCTGGTCTACGTGTGCGGCCTGTCCAACATCCGCGACGCCATCCCGTATCCCCGTGCGGCGGGCACCGCCGAATTCTGA
- a CDS encoding MalM family protein, which produces MPPNLRPVQDAGQTLAQAKKELLDATPCCGSFADFSYQNLLPWRPKKFKLGDGSLVADLNGTRSYFLAFSLPTDVKLPYRIGLKSALSGRWLKDSYLFAPTMVLLDSAFQPIDTKDVNLCEYMGWSNDASGAFGSITVSNPEARYLVVYSSAQQQSSSTYWEQSPAAFSVGTPNNMVSNGSFTVPHGPDGTIWVGLMTKSYANAVDHGICGKPAAGPGLLHTLRTALPVHWSGSGT; this is translated from the coding sequence TTGCCACCGAACCTGCGTCCGGTACAGGACGCCGGTCAGACCCTGGCCCAGGCGAAGAAGGAATTGCTGGACGCGACCCCGTGCTGCGGCAGCTTCGCCGACTTCTCCTACCAGAACCTGCTGCCGTGGCGCCCCAAGAAGTTCAAGCTGGGCGACGGCAGCCTGGTGGCCGATCTCAACGGCACGCGCAGCTACTTCCTGGCCTTCAGCCTGCCGACCGACGTGAAGCTGCCCTACCGGATCGGGCTCAAGTCGGCCCTCAGCGGTCGCTGGCTCAAGGACAGCTACTTGTTCGCACCCACCATGGTGCTGCTGGACAGCGCCTTCCAGCCGATCGACACCAAGGACGTGAACCTGTGCGAGTACATGGGCTGGAGCAACGATGCCAGCGGCGCCTTCGGCAGCATCACGGTGTCCAACCCCGAGGCACGCTATCTGGTGGTCTACAGCTCCGCGCAACAGCAGTCCAGCAGCACCTACTGGGAACAGTCGCCCGCCGCCTTCTCGGTGGGCACACCCAACAACATGGTGTCCAACGGCAGCTTCACGGTGCCGCACGGACCTGACGGCACGATCTGGGTCGGACTGATGACCAAGAGCTATGCCAACGCAGTGGACCATGGCATCTGCGGCAAGCCCGCGGCGGGCCCGGGTCTGCTGCACACCCTGCGCACGGCGCTGCCGGTGCATTGGAGCGGAAGCGGTACATGA
- a CDS encoding SDR family oxidoreductase gives MKLDLSGHHALVCGASQGIGRASAIELAELGASVTLLARSAESLQALAAALPCRDGQRHAWHSVDMLDTARLGEVADAIAAMAPVHILINNTGGPPGGPVHTATTSAFETAFRQHLLAGQTLVQAFLAGMREAGYGRIVNVISTSVKEPIAGLGVSNTVRAAVASWAKTLAGEVAADGITVNNVLPGYTRTARLDGLLAARVQASGRDPDDIARDMLATVPARRFGEPAEVAAVVAFLCTPAAAYVNGVSIAVDGGRTRALS, from the coding sequence ATGAAACTCGATCTGAGCGGGCACCACGCACTGGTCTGCGGCGCCTCGCAGGGCATCGGCCGTGCCAGCGCCATCGAACTGGCCGAACTGGGGGCGAGCGTCACCCTGCTCGCCCGCTCCGCCGAATCGCTGCAGGCACTGGCCGCGGCACTGCCGTGTCGCGACGGCCAGCGTCATGCATGGCACAGCGTGGACATGCTCGATACCGCGAGACTCGGTGAAGTCGCCGACGCGATTGCTGCCATGGCCCCGGTCCACATCCTCATCAACAATACCGGCGGCCCGCCCGGCGGACCGGTGCACACGGCCACGACAAGCGCCTTCGAAACCGCCTTCCGCCAGCACCTGCTGGCCGGACAGACCCTGGTACAGGCGTTTCTCGCCGGCATGCGCGAAGCCGGCTACGGGCGCATCGTGAATGTGATCTCCACCTCGGTGAAGGAACCCATCGCCGGGCTGGGCGTCTCCAATACGGTGCGTGCCGCCGTCGCCAGCTGGGCCAAGACGCTGGCCGGCGAAGTGGCCGCCGACGGCATCACCGTCAACAACGTGCTGCCCGGCTACACCCGCACTGCGCGCCTGGACGGCCTGCTGGCAGCCAGGGTGCAGGCCAGCGGCCGCGACCCCGACGACATCGCCCGCGACATGCTGGCCACGGTGCCGGCACGTCGCTTCGGCGAACCCGCGGAGGTCGCCGCGGTGGTCGCATTCCTGTGCACGCCGGCCGCCGCCTATGTCAACGGCGTCAGCATCGCGGTGGACGGTGGCCGCACCCGCGCGCTGAGCTGA